The Rhipicephalus sanguineus isolate Rsan-2018 chromosome 10, BIME_Rsan_1.4, whole genome shotgun sequence genome segment AACTCTTTCATTATTAATCATATACAAGGGCTTTAGCTGTGCTTCTTGCACGATGCGTTACAGCGATACGAAGTATGTTAGGCATGTACTTCGCAAACTCTGAATTATTGTAGCAATTACCGGCTGGTAATTGTAATAACCTCCCTAACCGCGATGACGTACAGCAACATGGTAGCCCCCATACAGCTCAGACCATACGCTTCCATCCGAATTCGTGCTTTTTACTGGCTCTCTACCCAGGCAGCAAAAAATAAGCGGTGTAACCTGTCATCGCTTAGTCTCATCTAACGCTAGGGGCAAGGCATCAGGTATATTTTGTTGCTATTATTTAGATCGCTCCTTTGTTTACATGCTGCTTGGATTACCAAGGTGGTGCCGAACAGTAAAATTAGTTTGATGTAAACATAGCAGATGGCGCCACAACATTAGCGCTGGTGATGCATCCACGATGAGAGACGCCACGAATGCCTAAAATTGTTTGCTGCGCCGAAAATTTGCTCTTCCGGTCAAGACCAGTGCACGATGGCCGCTGAAGGTGTGTGAAATGAATCTGCAGAGTGCTACAGGACAAAGATCAACTATTTTTCAAAAGAAGCAAGGTTAGTGGTGCTTAATGTGTATAGTGCAGTGAAAAAAGAACTTTGTGAAAGCACACGTATGAACGCTGCCATAAAAAGAACCGCGTTCCTCACAAATGCCAGCGAACGCTCCGTCTACAAATGGGTTTCTGAACATCGAAGAAACGGCGAGGTGGCGTCCCCGAAGAGGTTCTTGCGTGGTGGCAGAGGACGCGAATGGAGAAAGAAACTCGACGATTTTGACTTGAGCGTGCTGCGACAAGTAGTGCATGATCACTTCAAGAGGAATGAAATCCCCACGGTGCAAAAGCTTTCCTCTCACTTCAATGAGGATGAAACTCTGCCTTCACTTTCACCCGCAACAATGCATCGCATGCCGAGCAAGATAGGTTTTCGGTGTAAGAAACAGTCCCGCAACGCTCTCCTTATTGAAGCAACTCACATAGTTCAGTGCCGACACAAGTGCTTATGGCAAATAGCAGAACTGCGGCGGCAAGGACAGCCCATTTTCTACACTGATGAAACATGGGTTAACATAGGGCACACAACAGATAAGGTGTGGGTTGACGAGAGTGTCAAAACTGCGGAACGAGCAAAAAAGGCCGGACTTTCAGTTGGCCTGCAGAACCCGAGCGGCAAGGGAGCCCGATTGATCGCGATGCACTGCGGAAACGAGAATGGCTTTGTGGAAGGTGCCGGAGAAATATTTCAATCAAAAAAGGGCACAGGAGACTATCACGAAGAGATCGACGGTCCCCACTATGAAAAATGGTTCGAAAAAACTACTACCACGCCTTCCTCCGAACAGCATGATTTTCCTCGACGACGCGCTGTATCACTCCGTGAGGCAGGAAAAGGTCCCCCGCATGAGTAACCTCAAAAGGGAAATGCAGGCGTGGCTTTCAGAAAAGGGGGTTCCGTGAAGTGACGATATGGTAAAGGCAGAACTGATGAAGCTTATTCAGACTGTGAAAGTAGATGGCAACGCATATCGTATTGACTGTATTGCTGCTACAGCCGGACACCTCGTTTTAAGGCTACCGCCGTATCACTGCCAGCTCAATCCCATAGAGCTGATGTGGAGCGACATGAAGCATTTTGTGGCTTCCGCGAACCGGGCATTATAAATGGAAGAGCTGAAGAAACATGTTGCAGAGGCCATAGCACAAGTAAGTCTGCAGAAGTGGAGAACTATGTTAAACAAGTGGTTGAGGATGAGGAAGAGAAGATGAAGCAAATGGACGACATTATTGACAATGTGGTAGACAATCAACAAGCAGTCGTAGTCAATTTAGGGGAGGACACAACTTCTGACGAGGAGGACAGTATGGATGATGAACACCTTGAATGACGGTGACCTCTAAAAGTTAAAAAAACTTTCCCAAAACATTTTCTTTAACAGTTATGCAATAAACACTGCAGCACAATTTTTACGTTGAAAAGCATGTTTTGTGTATTTACTTACTGCTCAACTGAAGGCACGCACAGTACGTTACACATTGAGGTACCCACAAACTGCAACGGGAACTGAATATTGAGCTGTCGGATCGTCAGTATCAAGCTACTTTTTGGCAGTACCATAACAGAGCCTTGGTGACTTTAGTTGGAAGATATAATAATACACGCTTCGCGAATGCTGTAATATACGCAACGTTAAAATAGCCACACTACGTGTAGATGGGGGTGGGGCGGGGCGAGTTAttagccttatttatttatttacattttcaGGCGTGAAAACAACCTATGTCAACTGCGGAGAGCAAGTACCGAAAAAGCAGGCGAGCCGATGCTAAAGAGATGCCCAGCAGACGACAcgacgcggatgaatacatcttgAGGGGTTTTCGCATTTCCCGTTGGCTAAGAAGACctgcagcttccacagtgctggaaggtacttctgagatggagtataaaTATGGTTTCGATAAACCATGCAACAGTATTGATTGTTatcaaaaaggacagaaaagacAGGCCTACTGTCCTTTTACTGCAATGATTGGAATCAAGAACAGAAGTGTTCAAGTGCAGCGCCAGCTTTGTCATCATGCCTCACAAGGGCCTTTAAAAAATCGGATGTTCACGTAGCTCGTCAGCAAATCGTGTTTCTTTACAATTTCTAGGTAGACGACCTGCTTCTTTAGCTAAATGATTTCTCATATTTTTGAACAAGTGGCCATACACCAACATTGAACACTGGCCTTACCCCAAAGCTTTCTCTGTGGGCCAAAAGGGTGACGGCGACTGGTGTGCAGCCTGCTGTGCTCAGTGACCATCATACCGCAGAGTTTCCAAAGTGCTCAATTCGTAATGCCCATGTTTGACACAACAACATGAATATTGCTGCTGATTGACTAGGTTGCAGTAATTAGCTCAACTACTCTGGCTTTAAAGCTGGCAGCATGAATCAAGTTGCCAGTCAGCTGATATTCAATGGCATGCTTCTATATAGTGGAAGGACATGCAAGCATGAATACCAAGCTGTGTGTTGCCAAGCAATCAAGCAACGAACCATCGGAAAGAGGCGGTGTGGTTGCACCCAAGATATCACAGCACGAATAGTCATACACGAGACACTACATGATTTGCATCATATTTAGCAGCAGAACTGCATGTAATTCCTCTGGCTTCACGAGACTGATCTGTAGAATGGAAACCAATATTTGGAATGACTGGACGTAAACTAACAACAGCGCAAATGGACGAAGATGAAAAGAAAACAGAGGCATAGCGAAAGATTTGGATATACATGCTTTACACATTGGCTGCTTACCACCAAATGAAATGTAGAGAATTTTGTGTATCTTAACTCTATAAGTCAACCAGGCAAAGAGATATATGAACCAGGAAAACTCACAATATGGCACCTTGTGAAATATTAACATTTCCCTTGAGAGGTTCCAATATATTAGAAAGCATTCCAAATCGAAACTTTGTATGCTCAATATGTCTTTGCAAGGTATGTTCCGAGGGCGAAGGGCAACTATATTCCCTGGGAAGGCTGTAGCTGTGTCCTGCATGTCAGTTGCAGCGTCAGTGACTTGACAAGTGTGTTAGCTTCTCACCATGATGCCCAAGTTGACAACCACTCCAGTGATGATGGTGAGATCTCATCATCGCTGAAAAGGTGTCAGATTCTTTTCTTCAACAGtgccttttccacctcactgttCAAGTATCTTCTTCTGTTGGTTGCAATTTCCTGTCAGCATTCTCTTCACTGTGCTCCAATTCATCTACGCATTCCAAGGGTAGCTCGTCGGATGCtgaaaataataatgaaaaaaaaaaagcttttagtATATGTAGTATGCATGCGGTTTAAGCACACACTGTCGTATTAAAAGCATCACGTGCAGGGCTTACAGAGAGGCGTGAAGAGCCCTTGTGACGCAGCATGCAAGAAAGCAGAGGTGTGCGAACGATGCTGTTTTAAAACCGAATCGAAAGCAAATAGAATATTTGTGTGATGACTCTTCCACAAATATTTGTATAAAACGAATATTCAAGCAAAACAGGGTAACACTAGCGGTGAGTAATGAAATGAAAGCTGTAGCCATTGAACGACCCCACACAAATGCCCACAAGGAGACGTGCAGCTCGATGTATGCATATTAACTAGTGacttggtttggtttggtttattcaaggcaaaattgTTAAAGAATTGCTttgggggacacgactaaaggctGAGTAATTGCCTGACTTGGTCGTGCcaccctggcagcaaagcagaaaaaGCATAATAATCAGGAAACATAACAGTATATGTGATTCTACACAGATTCCATGATCAAGCAGAACTGCGAGTAGAGAAGGTCACACATGCAAACAGAGATCTCATTAGAGTGGTGGCAATACAACAGATGCGTGCTTTCAAATTAATGCAAGAAACGCCTTGACTAGGGCATACTTATGCTCAACAGGACAAATTAGATTATAGTAAACAAACTTTCATGTAACATGTATTGGAAAATTTCACATTGCTATTGGTGAACACCTCAGGGCTCATACAGGTTTTAATAGaccaaattcaagggttttcaaggacttTCAAGTTCTTACCAAATGTTTTTCTTAAGGGGTACTGATACTGATTTTCAAAGCTGAGTTTAACCTGCCATACAAATCTCGTGTACTacacagagatggctctgagcaagtgtgaagctcagtaaatgctgatattttattttggttTTAAGGTAAATTTTTGCATGGTGCACCGATTGGCAGTGACACTAACGTGTCAGGttacagtaccaattctggtggTGTTGCGCATCAGTATAGCTAGTTGTGATGGCGTTAGGCGCCATATAatacaaaatggccacttgtgtgtcACCAATGCAGCCAAGGAGCATAGTGGCTGTGGAAATGCCACGATATCTTGCGTGAGCATGTGATGAGACGCTCATATCGTGCcgtgatgtcagggtacagtaggaaccgaaactagcttttacaAACATGTCGTTAATTTTTCAGGGTGGGCTCGCGTTAATCAggacattttctaggctcttgagggcttggcctttcacttgacaaaaaaaaaaatacagcaatgGAAAATGCTTGTCAGGACCATTTTAAGGATGCAGAGCAGCAGTCCAAAGATAAATTGCTTGCTATAACAATGTTTAACAATGTCTCGAAAGCGATATGCTTTATGCATTAAAAGCACAAAAATTGAATGAGAAATGTCCAGTATTGACCACATTGTCTTTTTAttcgacacacacacaaaaaaaatctgaaaatgtttgtgccagtacccctttaaagaaatAACAGCTTACAGCATCCTTCACTAGAAGTGGTGGGCCCTGTGGCAACCACCACACAGTTTTAGAGCAAGCATGAGGCGGCCTGCAGTCGCCTCCTGCTTACTTTTTAACTTTGTGTAAAAGAGCACAATGTACGAGAGCGTGCAACAATAAAATTAATAAAAGGCACCACGTACTGTCGATTAAGACTGGTTCATAGCAGGCATCAGGCAGCTCAAGGCAGTCTTGGGAAGGGGCTGCAGGAGGAATGAGATTATTGTGTGAGTATAAGACCACACACTCAAATTTTGCGTGAGAGATAATGGCTTACAGCTGGGATCATTCGGCGAAGAGGCGGGCCTTATTTCGGATGCATCATTTACGGGCAACCATAACGTGGCCACAGAATCTGCATTAAAGATAATAATGTAGTTGGCTGCGTGTTTTAAGTCGGCGAGAGAACattattgctgacattttcgGAGGTGGGACAAGCAGGCGTAACCACTCACTAATGTCAGTTTCAGGTTCCTGCGGTTCCTGTGGAGGGGGCTTTTCCTGTTTCACGACAGGTCGGTGTGAGAAAATTGTGGGAACTGCGTTGGGCCTCAGCTTTTTTTTCCCAAATTCTTTCAATATGCGTGGCTCAAATTGGTCTTCGGTGAAATGCCGCTGGAACATTTAGGGAAAGAGTTATAATCAACTCGGGCAGGATGAATAAAACGTCGTTTATACAATTACAAGCGGCTGACTGCCCGCAGAATATTCCCTGCATTATCAGATCATAACCATTCACTGTTCAACCAATTCGTAATCAGAGCACATTGATAAAATTATTTCGGCTCGTCTAACGCATCCTTCGCGTTATTCGagggttgcaggttcagtccctgccgacggctaattggttggttggttgttccttggcaacctggcgcaacccactgcgggggatcggccatgaaacgggcggcaccttattttagagataaaattgtctTTTTGTCCCCTTCAAGTTCTTcactaaatactacagataacgtcCGCTGTATTTTCCTTGGCTTggaattgtctgttagttctcatctaAGTGACTGAAACACATATCGAATCGAGTAGAAAAGAATAGCTCCTCGATCTACAAGACATTTCGATTTTTCAGTGAAACAAACAACGAATGAGcaactccatttttttttttcttttttggcaacGTACGAATTGCCGCAGCAAAATCGCCGATGTGCAGGCCGGAACAACTAGAAAGAACACAGCAAACGGGGATTCTTTGAAACGAAAGCGACATGAGAGACGCCTCACCTCGCAAACAACACTATTCTTTGTGGGAACGAAGTTCTTTCGGCCAATGTTGAGCAGCCACTGCTCCCTACGCAAGCCGTCACGCTTTCCCTGTGGTATCATGAACACAGCGCAACCATCTCCAggtttcttgcagcagttgtatGCGCAACAGCTCGGCATTTCGCTAGCACGCAGCGCAGCGAACACAACAGAACGTCCACTGCTGGGCTGAGGAGAAAAATGGCGCAAACGAAACAGGAAAACACAAGCAAAGCGCGAAATGCGTGCATTTCCAAGGGCAGCGGCAGGGAGACCAATCATCGTACAGAAAGATGGGGTTCAAAGGTGTGGCGGTACTTTCAAAACGGAGATTAACTTGGACGCAATTAACTCAGCTAGGCAAGATATTAGGCTGAAATAACAATTGAACTTGGTATGTCAAAAGTCAACGGCAGTTGTTACAGGGAACACTCATATCCCATATGCATACGTCGGCACCAGCTACAaaacgaatctcgaaggccatgctttggcCAACTGCAGATGtaaaagcgggaaaaaaaaaagaaaaagctgctcTCTATTAAGCAGAGCTTAATGCGGGGAAAGATGGGGGCAAGcagacaaagaaaaatatttgtatttttttatgaATTTAAAGAGCTAACTTGAATAACTCGACCCATAAGTTCCGACCTTGCTGCAGGCTTGGCACTTGCAGCCGACAGAATGCATTGCCTTCGAGAGTAGCTATCATTGTTCGGACAATATTCTGAAAAGAATTCTTCAGCTTGAAATTGAACActgtttattttgctttttttttcttgtgaaacAACGTTAATGAATCCGTTGATTGTTCTTAGTGCTTGAGGTGCTTTCTGCGGAAGCGCCacgcaaaagcatggccttcaagattcGTCCACAACATACCACGGCAATCCCTCTTTCGAGGTAACAAAAACAAATCGTGAAAACTGTGCTTTCGTTAAAatatttcaattaatttaattttAATCATTGCTTATaaaaaaagcatagccttcgagattaaAAAGTCATCAGAGGCTTCAAGGGGCATGTTTAACGGAAGTATAATCGCTCCACTGTTCAGGTCGGAAGACTGATGGGTGAATAATTGCACTGGCATCAGGCCGGCAACTCAACCTCACGCCGAAGTACGATCTAAGCGCGGGATAAGCTACGAATCTTGCTAATTCGTGACACTGACCTCAATTAAGTTAGATATCTTTATGACTCCATTCCGGTGACAGGGATCAACAGGCTCACCGATCCTTAAGTGCCTTTTATCGGCAAAAATCGCGTACGTTCCGCCGAAGTTGAGGATGCAGCGCGCTATCAACGCGATCGCTTTCTTTAAAGATTTGCCTTATTGTCAGTCGTTTATACACAAGGTGGGTGATGTGTTTGTTTCTACTTTACCTACTATTGATTCGCTAAAACTGAGGTTACGATCGTTACGATCCCGTAAGGATTCGAGCAGGCGCACGTGACTGCCGCTCGTTCCTATCCGGATTGTGTTTATCCGCACAGAGGACGGATAAAGTCTACTTGTATCCGTCCGCTGCTAGGTTATCGTTCGTTCCGAAGCCGCGCCAAATCGTTAATCTAATCGAATTTGCCGTTAAATCGACAGATGTTAATAGCTAAGGCACTGGGGAGCCAAGGCAACGCATTCAcacgccacagtggtctagtggttatggtgctcgactactgacccgaaggtcgcgggtttgaatgCCGGCCTCGGCGGCCATAATTAAGTGGAGGCTAAAATGCCcggggcccgtgtgcttagattaagcCAAGTGTTTTATAGAAAAATCCAGTGTCGTTATAACATTTCACTTTGAACGAATACTTGTAAACACAGTCCTCTGTCACAGCGAGACTTAAAAAAACTTGAGCTGCATTTGTAAGTCAGCGTTCTACGTTACCACAAATATCCAGCTTTATTCCAAGAGGAATGTGCGGCAAGCAAGGAAGGTTGAGGTTGTTGATCTTAAAAACAACACAGcaacacgaggacgaagaaaaaaacagcgagacaggcgctgtttcttcgtcctcgtgttgCTGTGCTGCTTTCAAGATGAACCCCACCAAACTTGCCCAAATCTCTGTTCTACTTGAGGTTCTTGCACCAAGTTGCCATAATGTCATGAACCTCTAGCGCCTTCTTGGCTTTAGGTAACCTTTTCTCAAACAGATAGATCTGATAGTGTCATAAAGAAGTAAAACATAAAAATTAGCAGGTTTGTTGAACTTGCACTGCACCATAACTAAATCCAAGTGAACACTTGGATTTAGTTATTGGTCACTAAATCCAAGTGAACACATtgaagtacagtactcacggattcaaaggcgacatcaaattttttagtatgACGGCTTTTATGCGCAGTTACTCGAGATGACCACGTCACGTcgtgacgaatctggtctctaaagaaactgttggctctgatctacgtgtTCGAGTCGAAGTCACGCTGATATGGCCCAAACCAAAGACGGTAGAAAGGAAAATGTGCATTAGTTAGCCCTGTATTGTCCTACTTCAGTCTTTGGGTACTGTATATGACATCACACTGTGACATGCCAGCTCTGGGAGTTGGGTGAGAAGTtcaagaggggtggggggggggaacAAGCACTGtcttccactttctctctctgtaatcaAGTTCTGACTGCAAAAAATGTCGAAAAGGCTTAGAAGGCAGGAGAAGCTTGGCCCAGATGGCAAAGGTGCAGCCGATTTCCTCCATGTTTGAATAAATAG includes the following:
- the LOC119372105 gene encoding THAP domain-containing protein 3; its protein translation is MIGLPAAALGNARISRFACVFLFRLRHFSPQPSSGRSVVFAALRASEMPSCCAYNCCKKPGDGCAVFMIPQGKRDGLRREQWLLNIGRKNFVPTKNSVVCERHFTEDQFEPRILKEFGKKKLRPNAVPTIFSHRPVVKQEKPPPQEPQEPETDINSVATLWLPVNDASEIRPASSPNDPSSPSQDCLELPDACYEPVLIDTSDELPLECVDELEHSEENADRKLQPTEEDT